Proteins from a single region of Pseudodesulfovibrio portus:
- a CDS encoding carboxyl transferase domain-containing protein, whose amino-acid sequence MNIEKKMQELLNRVNYARDILGGETRPELDAFTKEIADFPEKTKDLSDDQTIRGAEALDARLSAMESALDARLTAMDKVRIVRHPQRACLKDILENVYDNYTEIGGQDEHSIDPGMLIARAYITRHRGKKVINQPVMVVGQEKGHGEEFRNGGSIKPWGNSKALKYMKVAALEQIPIHAYVNTPGSYPVEDFPGAAQQIAENIYEMAGLPVPIVAIFSEGGSGGAEAIGMADKRLMLSHGYYSVISPEGAAAIEGRIRGSQRAPVELIESCAISQRITAQDNLKNGYIDEIIEEPPLGVRADHFDFYRRVREQVIRATDEVALGVRGVRLFRALAMRHFKKHEDIIVRWSLNEKARERLIAKRFKKYRKLAQHAYKDNRSLLEKLNATSSSIVSNTTSLVLYGLIKPFRQRIERIMEEVTDEVHVITAKVDNCFRKGLKQCGLLPNGDKQKEMELTGLSETEPAKPSAEADTGYVSPQALEDREVTCPHAAKRGCLDIWARDLFTDFAGVCPHCGYNFPMEYQWYIHNVFDQGSLREFNRDIASGNPTQFPNFEERVEAAKKKTGLQSSCMTFNATLEGMRVTCATLIANFRGGSVGAAEGEKFIRALELAQSKHQPFLAYIHGTAGIRIQEGVNGLIQMPRVTMAVRKYIEEGGLYIVLYDTNSYAGPVASFLGCSPYQYAVRSSRLGFAGPGVIKETTGLEIPPDYHNSYKALSRGHIQGVWSRKDIRKNLHQAFLTIGGRNLYYR is encoded by the coding sequence ATGAATATTGAAAAAAAAATGCAGGAATTGCTGAACCGGGTGAATTACGCCCGGGATATCCTCGGCGGTGAAACGCGCCCTGAACTGGACGCCTTCACCAAGGAGATCGCAGACTTTCCTGAAAAGACCAAGGACCTGTCCGACGACCAGACCATCAGGGGTGCCGAAGCGCTGGACGCGCGCCTGTCCGCCATGGAGTCGGCCCTTGACGCCCGGCTCACGGCCATGGACAAGGTGCGCATCGTGCGCCATCCCCAGCGCGCCTGCCTCAAGGACATCCTGGAAAACGTCTACGACAACTACACCGAAATCGGCGGCCAGGACGAGCACTCCATCGACCCCGGCATGCTCATCGCCCGCGCCTACATCACCCGCCACCGGGGCAAGAAGGTCATCAACCAGCCCGTCATGGTGGTCGGCCAGGAAAAAGGCCACGGCGAGGAGTTCCGCAACGGCGGTTCCATCAAGCCTTGGGGCAACAGCAAGGCCTTGAAATACATGAAGGTCGCAGCCCTGGAGCAGATTCCCATCCACGCCTATGTGAACACCCCCGGCTCCTACCCGGTGGAAGATTTTCCGGGCGCGGCCCAGCAGATCGCCGAAAACATCTACGAGATGGCCGGGCTGCCCGTGCCCATCGTGGCAATCTTCTCCGAAGGCGGCTCCGGCGGGGCCGAGGCCATCGGCATGGCCGACAAGCGGCTCATGCTCTCCCACGGCTATTACTCGGTCATTTCCCCCGAAGGCGCGGCCGCCATCGAAGGACGCATCCGAGGCTCGCAGCGCGCTCCCGTCGAGCTCATCGAATCCTGCGCCATATCCCAGCGCATCACGGCACAGGACAATCTCAAGAACGGATACATCGACGAGATCATCGAGGAACCGCCCCTGGGCGTGCGCGCCGATCATTTCGACTTCTATCGGCGCGTCCGGGAACAGGTCATCCGGGCCACGGACGAAGTGGCCCTCGGAGTTCGCGGCGTCCGCCTCTTCCGCGCCCTGGCCATGCGCCACTTCAAGAAGCACGAGGACATCATCGTCCGCTGGTCCCTGAACGAAAAGGCCCGCGAGAGGCTCATCGCCAAGCGGTTCAAGAAATACCGCAAGCTGGCGCAGCACGCATACAAGGACAACCGATCCCTGCTGGAAAAGCTCAACGCCACCAGCTCCAGCATCGTGTCCAACACCACCAGCCTGGTCCTGTACGGCCTGATCAAGCCCTTCCGCCAGCGCATCGAACGCATCATGGAGGAAGTGACAGACGAAGTGCACGTCATCACCGCCAAGGTGGACAACTGCTTCCGCAAGGGGCTCAAGCAATGCGGCCTGCTCCCCAACGGCGACAAGCAGAAGGAAATGGAGCTGACCGGCCTGTCCGAGACCGAACCGGCCAAACCGTCCGCCGAGGCCGACACCGGATACGTCAGCCCGCAGGCCCTGGAAGACAGGGAAGTCACCTGCCCCCATGCGGCCAAGCGCGGCTGCCTGGACATCTGGGCCCGCGACCTGTTCACTGATTTCGCCGGTGTCTGCCCCCACTGCGGCTACAACTTTCCCATGGAATACCAATGGTATATCCACAACGTTTTCGACCAGGGGTCACTCCGCGAATTCAACCGTGACATCGCCTCCGGCAACCCGACCCAGTTCCCCAACTTCGAGGAACGCGTCGAAGCCGCCAAGAAGAAAACCGGCCTGCAGTCGAGCTGCATGACCTTCAACGCCACCCTCGAAGGGATGCGCGTCACCTGCGCCACCCTGATCGCCAACTTCCGGGGCGGTTCAGTGGGCGCGGCAGAAGGCGAGAAGTTCATCCGGGCCTTGGAGCTGGCCCAGTCCAAGCACCAGCCCTTCCTGGCCTATATCCACGGCACGGCGGGCATCCGCATCCAGGAAGGCGTCAACGGCCTGATCCAGATGCCCAGGGTGACCATGGCCGTCCGCAAGTACATCGAGGAAGGCGGACTGTACATCGTGCTCTACGACACCAACTCCTATGCGGGCCCGGTGGCCTCGTTCCTGGGCTGCTCGCCCTATCAGTACGCGGTCCGCTCCTCCCGGCTCGGCTTTGCCGGTCCCGGGGTGATCAAGGAAACCACCGGCCTGGAAATTCCGCCGGACTACCACAACTCTTACAAGGCCCTTTCCAGGGGGCACATCCAGGGCGTATGGAGCCGCAAGGATATCCGAAAGAACCTGCATCAGGCATTCCTGACCATCGGCGGCCGGAACCTCTACTATCGCTGA